In one window of Mus pahari chromosome 3, PAHARI_EIJ_v1.1, whole genome shotgun sequence DNA:
- the LOC110318928 gene encoding olfactory receptor 50-like encodes MRMDNESTVSEFILLGLPIPAEDQGLYSALFLAMYLTTVLGNLLIILLIRLDTHLHTPMYFFLSHLAFTDISFSSVTAPKMLVNMLTHSQSISYAGCVSQVYFLAIFAYLDSFLLTSMAYDRYVAICHPLHYSQTMNQTLCVLLVLVSWALSIANALVHTLLLAHLSHFRDNTIPHYFCDLSSLLKLSSSDTTINKLVIFVLGNVVITLPFICILVSYGHIGVTILKTPSIKGICKALSTCGSHLCVVSLYYGAIIGLYLXPSSNNTNDKDDIVXVMYTMVTPMLNPFIYSLRNRDMKGALRNSLGKRLCS; translated from the coding sequence ATGAGGATGGATAATGAGAGCACTGTGTCTGAGTTCATCCTCCTGGGNCTCCCCATTCCAGCAGAGGACCAAGGCCTGTACTCGGCCCTGTTCCTGGCCATGTACCTGACAACTGTGCTGGGGAACCTGCTCATCATCCTGCTCATCAGGCTGGACACtcacctccacacccccatgtacttcttcctcagccactTGGCCTTCACAGACATCTCTTTCTCATCGGTCACAGCTCCAAAGATGCTTGTGAATATGCTGACACACAGTCAGTCCATCTCATATGCTGGGTGTGTTTCCCAGGTGTATTTTCTTGCTATATTTGCTTATCTTGATAGCTTTCTTCTTACATCAATGGCCTATGACAGGTATGTTGCTATCTGCCACCCTCTGCACTATTCACAAACTATGAATCAGACCCTCTGTGTCCTTCTAGTGCTTGTATCCTGGGCTTTATCCATTGCCAATGCACTTGTACACACCCTTCTCTTGGCTCACTTATCTCACTTTAGAGACAATACCATCCCCCACTACTTCTGTGACCTCTCTTCATTGTTGAAGCTGTCCAGCTCAGACACCACCATCAATAAGCTTGTCATCTTTGTCCTAGGCAATGTGGTCATTACCCTGCCATTTATATGCATTCTGGTCTCTTATGGCCACATTGGAGTCACTATTCTGAAAACTCCTTCCATCAAGGGAATCTGCAAAGCCTTGTCCACCTGTGGCTCTCACCTCTGTGTAGTTTCCTTGTACTATGGAGCCATCATTGGACTATATTTGNTCCCCTCATCTAATAACACTAATGACAAGGATGACATTGTGNCTGTGATGTACACTATGGTCACACCCATGCTAAATCCCTTTATTTACAGTCTGAGGAATCGGGATATGAAAGGAGCACTGAGAAATAGCCTTGGTAAGAGACTGTGTTCATAA